One window of the Mesorhizobium shangrilense genome contains the following:
- a CDS encoding alkaline phosphatase family protein, with protein MPRLARASRRPNVLLITCDQWRGDCLSAAGHPVVRTPNADALAAEGVLFKRHFGGAAPCSPARACLYTGLYQMNNRVCRNGTPLDARHGNIALHARALGYDPTLFGYTDVSLDPRTLEPGDPRLRSYEGVLPGFTVRQLLPEHQKPWLSWLKARGVDTTAGSPGIHRPVDERHGNRTDGAVSNGPPVYSKDETPAAFIAGEFIRWLGEQEHDAPWFAHLSFISPHPPFIVPAPYNTMYGPAEGPAFRRAETWQAEAESHPYLAYDLSRQERGKFLPGTPGKVHDWSEDDFRRIRAIYYGMISEVDAQLGRIWLAIKAADAWDDTIVVLTSDHAEMMGDHFMLGKGGFFDGSYHIPLIIRDPSHDKAAGTSVDRFTEAVDMVPTLLDLVGETPPPHLDGRSLKPFMEAKQPQDWRNAAHWEFDFRSIGDGRAENHFGITSRQCNLAVIRTEKFKYVHFGSGLQPLLFDLETDPGELDNVAGDPAYLSVRLEFAERLLAWRAEHLDQSLALAELTDNGVVGHVSRGIRE; from the coding sequence ATGCCGCGATTGGCCAGAGCAAGCAGACGCCCTAACGTTCTCCTGATTACTTGCGACCAGTGGCGCGGCGATTGCCTGTCGGCGGCAGGGCATCCGGTGGTGAGGACGCCAAATGCCGACGCGCTCGCCGCCGAAGGCGTACTGTTCAAAAGGCACTTTGGCGGGGCGGCCCCTTGCTCGCCGGCGCGCGCCTGCCTCTACACCGGCCTCTACCAGATGAACAACCGCGTCTGTCGCAACGGCACGCCGCTCGACGCGCGGCACGGCAACATCGCGCTGCACGCACGCGCCCTCGGCTATGATCCGACGCTGTTCGGCTACACAGACGTATCGCTCGATCCGCGCACGCTGGAGCCCGGTGATCCGAGGCTGAGAAGCTACGAAGGCGTGCTGCCCGGCTTTACCGTGCGCCAGCTTCTGCCCGAGCATCAGAAACCATGGCTGTCCTGGCTCAAGGCGCGTGGCGTCGATACAACAGCGGGGTCCCCCGGCATTCATCGCCCGGTCGATGAGCGCCATGGGAACAGGACGGACGGCGCGGTCAGCAATGGGCCGCCGGTCTATTCGAAGGACGAGACGCCGGCTGCCTTCATTGCCGGCGAGTTTATCCGCTGGCTTGGCGAACAGGAGCATGATGCGCCATGGTTCGCGCATCTCTCCTTCATCAGCCCGCATCCGCCCTTCATCGTGCCTGCCCCATACAACACCATGTATGGTCCGGCCGAAGGCCCGGCTTTCCGACGTGCCGAAACCTGGCAAGCAGAGGCGGAGAGCCATCCCTACCTTGCCTATGATCTGAGCCGGCAGGAGCGCGGCAAGTTCCTTCCCGGCACACCAGGCAAGGTGCACGACTGGAGCGAAGACGATTTTCGCCGGATCCGTGCGATCTATTACGGCATGATCTCGGAGGTCGACGCGCAGCTTGGCCGTATCTGGCTGGCGATCAAGGCTGCCGATGCCTGGGACGACACGATCGTCGTGCTGACCTCCGACCATGCCGAGATGATGGGCGACCATTTCATGCTCGGCAAGGGCGGCTTCTTCGATGGCAGCTATCATATCCCGCTGATCATCCGCGACCCCAGCCACGACAAGGCGGCCGGCACGAGTGTCGATCGCTTCACCGAGGCTGTCGACATGGTGCCGACGCTACTCGACTTGGTCGGCGAGACCCCGCCACCACATCTCGACGGGCGCTCGCTCAAACCGTTCATGGAAGCCAAACAACCCCAGGATTGGCGCAACGCCGCGCATTGGGAATTCGATTTCCGCTCGATTGGCGACGGTCGCGCCGAAAACCATTTCGGCATCACCTCGCGCCAGTGCAACCTCGCCGTCATCCGCACGGAGAAATTCAAATATGTGCATTTCGGCAGTGGGCTGCAGCCGCTTCTGTTCGATCTGGAGACGGACCCGGGCGAGCTGGACAATGTCGCTGGCGATCCGGCCTATCTGTCGGTGCGGCTGGAATTCGCCGAACGGTTGCTCGCCTGGCGGGCCGAGCATCTCGACCAGTCGCTGGCGCTTGCCGAACTGACGGACAATGGCGTTGTGGGCCATGTTAGTAGGGGAATAAGGGAATAG
- a CDS encoding VOC family protein, which yields MLDQIKGLHHVTSMASDARQNNAFFTNTLGLRRVKKTVNFDAPDVYHLYYGDEVGTPGSVMTYFPFPNIGKGRHGVGEVGTTVYSVPEGTLAYWEKRFADEGIAGLSREETFGEQRLAFAGPDGDGFALVEEKNDQRAPWLKGSVPADEAIRGFHSVSLRLKDGGATEELLKFMGYEEVDASGNVKRLAVKNGNGADVVDIESLPGAGFANLGAGSVHHVAFAVENRAKQLEVRKALMDTGYQVTPVIDRDYFWAIYFRTPGGVLFEVATNEPGFDRDEDTAHLGEALKLPSQHQHLRPYLEQHLQKLEG from the coding sequence ATGCTCGATCAGATCAAGGGCCTGCATCACGTCACCTCGATGGCCAGCGATGCGCGCCAGAACAATGCGTTCTTCACCAACACGCTCGGCCTGCGCCGGGTGAAGAAGACCGTCAACTTCGACGCCCCCGATGTCTATCACCTCTATTATGGCGACGAGGTTGGCACGCCGGGTTCGGTGATGACCTACTTTCCGTTCCCCAACATCGGCAAGGGTCGTCACGGCGTCGGCGAAGTCGGCACCACGGTCTATTCGGTGCCTGAGGGCACGCTCGCCTATTGGGAAAAGCGTTTTGCCGACGAGGGCATTGCGGGCCTCTCCCGCGAAGAGACCTTCGGCGAGCAGCGCCTCGCATTTGCCGGGCCGGATGGCGATGGCTTCGCCCTGGTCGAGGAGAAGAACGACCAGCGCGCACCATGGCTGAAGGGCAGCGTTCCCGCTGACGAAGCGATCCGCGGCTTTCACTCCGTGTCGCTGCGGCTGAAGGACGGCGGCGCCACCGAGGAGTTGTTGAAATTCATGGGCTATGAGGAGGTCGATGCCTCCGGCAACGTCAAGCGTCTGGCGGTGAAGAACGGCAATGGCGCCGATGTCGTCGACATCGAATCGCTGCCGGGCGCCGGCTTCGCCAATCTCGGTGCAGGCTCCGTCCACCATGTCGCTTTCGCCGTCGAGAACCGTGCCAAGCAGCTCGAGGTGCGCAAGGCGCTGATGGACACCGGATATCAGGTGACGCCGGTGATCGACCGCGATTATTTCTGGGCGATCTATTTCCGCACGCCGGGTGGCGTGCTGTTCGAAGTCGCCACCAATGAGCCAGGCTTCGACCGCGACGAGGATACCGCTCATCTGGGCGAGGCGCTGAAACTGCCGTCGCAGCACCAGCACCTGCGGCCCTATCTGGAACAACATCTGCAGAAACTGGAAGGCTGA
- a CDS encoding alpha/beta hydrolase, with translation MSKDAYIHKMLPGSPGGPLLFVFHGTGADESQLLSLGRDLAPLATIISPRGDVSEQGAARFFRRTGEGVYDMADLARATGKMAGFVKAHVEAAKPSSVLGLGYSNGANILASVVFAAPELFDATVLMHPLIPFEPDVKGSLAGRRILLTAGKRDPICPPTLTSRLEAYLRADGADVTVEWHEGGHEVRPNEIEAARRFLAGARVEGA, from the coding sequence ATGAGCAAGGACGCTTACATCCACAAGATGCTGCCCGGTTCGCCGGGCGGCCCGCTGCTCTTCGTCTTCCACGGCACGGGAGCCGACGAGAGCCAGCTTCTGTCGCTGGGGCGCGATCTCGCGCCCCTGGCAACCATCATCTCGCCGCGCGGCGATGTGTCGGAACAAGGTGCTGCGCGCTTCTTCCGCCGCACGGGCGAGGGTGTCTACGACATGGCTGACCTGGCGCGGGCGACGGGCAAGATGGCGGGTTTCGTCAAGGCGCATGTCGAGGCGGCGAAACCATCTTCTGTGCTTGGCCTCGGCTACTCCAACGGCGCCAACATCCTCGCCTCGGTGGTGTTCGCGGCGCCGGAGCTGTTCGATGCCACGGTGTTGATGCATCCGCTGATCCCGTTCGAACCGGACGTGAAAGGCAGTCTTGCCGGCCGCCGTATCCTGCTGACCGCGGGCAAGCGCGATCCGATCTGCCCGCCAACCCTGACGAGCCGGCTGGAAGCCTATTTGCGTGCCGACGGCGCCGATGTCACAGTGGAGTGGCATGAGGGCGGGCACGAGGTGCGGCCGAATGAAATCGAAGCGGCACGGCGGTTCCTCGCCGGCGCGCGCGTTGAAGGAGCCTGA
- a CDS encoding GNAT family N-acetyltransferase, with protein sequence MPDQLPEIELEDRGSKGRYVLRGPDGAEAEMTFTKIGEHQIIIDHTEVPDVFRGQGAGLRLVTRAVEDARAAGKKIIPLCPFANAQFRRHPEWADVLKQ encoded by the coding sequence ATGCCCGATCAATTGCCGGAGATCGAACTCGAGGATCGCGGTTCCAAGGGCCGTTATGTGCTACGCGGACCGGACGGCGCCGAGGCCGAGATGACCTTCACCAAGATCGGTGAACACCAGATCATCATCGACCACACCGAGGTGCCCGACGTGTTTCGCGGCCAGGGGGCGGGGCTTCGCCTCGTCACCCGCGCCGTCGAGGATGCGCGGGCAGCGGGCAAGAAGATCATTCCGCTCTGCCCCTTCGCCAACGCCCAGTTTCGCCGCCATCCGGAATGGGCGGACGTGCTGAAACAGTGA
- a CDS encoding dipeptidase, which yields MTEPDLVPVFDGHNDTLLRLYNSKDTNVEGLFIEETQGGHIDLPRARKGGFAGGMFAIFPPPVEKARRAVPLAPSDTEPLPPEVPRADALNSTIAMASILFRLERAGALTVCRSAGDVRNAMAQGSIAAVFHIEGVEAIDPELTMLDVLHAAGLRSLGIVWSRPNAFGHGVPFRFPSSPDTGPGLTDAGKVLVKACNQLKIMIDLSHLNEKGFRDVAAISDAPLVATHSNVHAICGHSRNLTEWQLGAIRESGGMVGLNFATGFLREDGRMNSDTSLDIMVRHVDSLLQALGEDGVGLGSDFDGAMIPAVIGDVAGLPKLLDAFAARGFGHALIEKIAYRNWLSMLERTIG from the coding sequence ATGACCGAACCCGACCTCGTTCCCGTCTTTGACGGCCACAACGACACGCTGCTCCGGCTCTACAATTCGAAGGACACGAACGTCGAAGGGCTGTTCATCGAGGAAACGCAGGGCGGCCATATCGACCTGCCGCGCGCGAGGAAGGGTGGATTTGCCGGCGGCATGTTCGCGATCTTTCCGCCGCCCGTGGAAAAGGCAAGGCGCGCTGTTCCCTTGGCGCCGAGCGATACCGAGCCCTTGCCGCCGGAAGTTCCGCGCGCCGATGCGCTCAACTCGACCATCGCGATGGCCTCGATCCTGTTCCGGCTGGAGCGGGCCGGGGCGCTCACCGTCTGCCGAAGCGCTGGCGATGTGCGCAACGCCATGGCGCAAGGCTCGATCGCGGCAGTGTTCCATATCGAAGGGGTCGAGGCGATCGATCCCGAGCTCACCATGCTCGACGTGCTGCATGCCGCGGGCCTGCGCTCGCTCGGCATCGTCTGGAGCCGCCCGAACGCCTTCGGTCATGGCGTGCCGTTCCGCTTTCCGTCTTCGCCCGACACCGGGCCCGGCCTGACCGATGCCGGCAAGGTGCTGGTCAAGGCGTGTAACCAGTTGAAGATCATGATCGACCTCTCGCATCTCAACGAGAAGGGTTTTCGCGATGTCGCTGCCATCAGCGACGCACCACTGGTCGCCACCCATTCCAATGTGCATGCGATCTGCGGCCATTCCCGCAATCTCACCGAATGGCAGCTTGGCGCTATCCGCGAGTCCGGCGGCATGGTCGGGCTGAACTTCGCCACGGGCTTCCTGCGCGAAGACGGCAGGATGAATTCAGACACCAGCCTCGACATCATGGTGCGCCATGTCGATTCCCTGCTGCAGGCGCTGGGTGAAGACGGCGTCGGCCTGGGCTCGGATTTCGACGGCGCCATGATCCCCGCGGTCATCGGCGATGTCGCCGGCCTGCCGAAGCTGCTCGATGCGTTTGCGGCGCGTGGTTTTGGGCACGCGCTGATCGAGAAGATCGCCTACCGCAACTGGCTGAGCATGCTGGAAAGGACGATTGGATAG
- a CDS encoding aminomethyltransferase family protein — MAWTTIKNPVAETTAPAVSARTTAQGHFRTLRQGTPFQPRIDALAKTQDWYNWAGYRAPHSLWDEELEYFAIRSQAALFDISPMTKYRIEGKDAEAFLNRVTLRDVTKLKPGRVHYTAWCDDAGFVLDDGTLFRLSPTRFRLCSQERHLPWLLDSAIGFDVTVEEETEAVAGLALQGPTSFAVLRDAGFDGVEKLKVFDLADFPHDDGPQGNSQVTISRTGFTGDLGYELFVQADKALSLWDRLMTAGELRGIRAIGYTALNRARLEAGLIVANADFTTAEHAVRADRLRRPDEIGLGFMIDLEKGHFNGRRAILEARAKRKLRHVLVGLEIEGNIPAEHAIVYYKKSQEVGLVSAAMWSPMAKRNVAIASLERPFGDTMVEDLWVEIYAMRELQYQKLMKRAKVVARPFIKLDRRTANPPADF; from the coding sequence ATGGCGTGGACAACCATAAAGAACCCCGTCGCTGAGACCACTGCCCCGGCCGTCTCCGCCCGCACTACCGCCCAGGGCCATTTTCGTACATTGCGCCAGGGCACCCCCTTCCAGCCGCGCATCGACGCGCTGGCCAAAACCCAGGACTGGTACAACTGGGCCGGCTACCGCGCGCCGCATTCGCTGTGGGACGAGGAACTCGAATACTTCGCCATCCGCAGCCAGGCCGCCCTGTTCGACATCTCGCCGATGACGAAATACCGCATAGAGGGCAAGGACGCCGAGGCCTTCCTCAACCGCGTCACGCTGCGCGATGTCACCAAGCTCAAGCCCGGCCGCGTTCACTACACCGCCTGGTGCGACGACGCCGGTTTTGTGCTCGACGACGGCACCTTGTTCCGCCTGTCGCCGACACGTTTCCGGCTCTGCTCGCAGGAGCGGCATCTGCCCTGGCTGCTCGACAGCGCCATCGGTTTCGACGTGACGGTCGAGGAAGAGACCGAGGCCGTTGCCGGCCTTGCCTTGCAGGGGCCGACCTCCTTCGCCGTTTTGCGCGATGCCGGGTTCGACGGCGTTGAGAAGCTGAAAGTCTTCGACCTCGCCGATTTCCCGCATGATGACGGCCCCCAGGGAAACAGCCAAGTCACCATCTCGCGCACCGGCTTCACCGGCGATCTCGGCTACGAACTGTTCGTCCAGGCCGACAAGGCGCTCAGCCTCTGGGACCGGCTGATGACAGCGGGCGAACTGCGCGGCATCCGCGCCATCGGCTATACGGCGCTCAACCGCGCCCGGCTCGAGGCCGGGCTGATCGTCGCCAATGCGGATTTCACCACCGCCGAGCATGCCGTACGCGCCGACCGACTGCGCAGGCCCGACGAGATCGGGCTCGGCTTCATGATCGACCTTGAAAAGGGGCACTTCAACGGCCGCCGCGCCATCCTTGAAGCACGGGCGAAACGCAAGCTGCGCCATGTGCTGGTCGGGCTGGAGATCGAGGGCAACATCCCGGCCGAACACGCCATCGTCTACTACAAGAAGAGCCAGGAGGTCGGGCTGGTCAGCGCCGCCATGTGGTCGCCGATGGCCAAGCGCAACGTCGCCATCGCCTCGCTCGAGCGGCCATTCGGTGATACGATGGTCGAGGACCTGTGGGTCGAGATCTACGCCATGCGCGAGTTGCAGTACCAGAAGCTGATGAAGCGGGCCAAGGTGGTGGCGCGGCCGTTCATCAAGCTCGATCGCCGCACCGCCAATCCGCCGGCCGATTTCTGA
- a CDS encoding phytoene desaturase family protein has protein sequence MTSFDAIIIGGGHNGLVAAATLAKAGRKVLVLEAAGEVGGAARTEEFAPGFRTSSIAHVLNRLHPDVVKSLELEKHGLIVARGDFVPSLALSKDGPPLILHGAYGEVLTGGSSAEQSAWKELRAQLLRYAGILKPFLARRPPDLDGMSLLETAALGQSALALKKLGKEDMRDFLRVLLMNVADLLDEQLEDDRLKGLLAFDATLGSHLGPRSPTSLLGLYYRLAGETGGAAGAQIVPKGGMGAVVSAIRAAAENAGVTIRTGTPVAKIIVEKGRAVGVTLDNGEILPARTIVSAINPATTFLDLVGSREIDTGFVRKVKNIRTKGDAAKLNLALDRPPQFTGVDAADHKGRLVIAPSPDHVERAFNPSKYGEFSTEPVMEITLPSLADPTLAPSGACVLSAVVQYAPYALKEGWDAGKPKFLRAIMAQLEAYAPGIGKSVVHAELLTPADIEARYRMPGGHWHHGELQADQMLMSRPVSGWSGYDTPVDGLFLAGAGSHPGGGISGAPGLNAARRIIAMKG, from the coding sequence ATGACGTCATTTGACGCGATCATCATAGGCGGCGGCCACAATGGCCTTGTCGCCGCCGCCACGCTGGCGAAAGCCGGACGCAAGGTGCTGGTGCTGGAGGCCGCGGGCGAAGTCGGCGGTGCCGCGCGCACCGAGGAATTCGCCCCTGGGTTCCGCACTTCTTCGATCGCTCATGTGCTGAATCGTCTGCACCCCGACGTGGTGAAGTCGCTGGAGCTGGAAAAGCATGGGCTGATCGTTGCGCGCGGGGATTTCGTGCCATCCCTGGCCCTGTCGAAGGACGGCCCGCCGCTCATCCTGCATGGCGCCTATGGCGAGGTGCTGACCGGCGGCAGCTCGGCAGAGCAATCCGCGTGGAAGGAACTGCGCGCGCAGCTGTTGCGGTATGCCGGTATCCTGAAACCATTCCTGGCGCGCCGGCCGCCCGATCTCGACGGCATGTCGTTGCTTGAAACCGCCGCTCTCGGCCAGAGCGCATTGGCGCTGAAGAAGCTCGGCAAGGAGGACATGCGCGATTTCCTGCGTGTGCTGCTGATGAATGTCGCCGACCTGCTCGACGAACAGCTCGAGGATGACCGGCTGAAGGGACTGCTTGCCTTCGACGCCACGCTTGGCAGCCATCTCGGCCCGAGGTCGCCGACCTCGCTGCTCGGCCTCTACTACCGGCTGGCGGGAGAGACAGGCGGTGCCGCCGGCGCGCAAATCGTGCCGAAAGGCGGCATGGGCGCGGTCGTATCAGCCATTCGCGCCGCCGCCGAGAATGCCGGCGTGACGATCCGCACCGGGACACCAGTTGCGAAGATCATAGTCGAAAAAGGCCGCGCCGTTGGTGTCACGCTCGACAATGGCGAAATACTGCCAGCCAGGACGATCGTCTCCGCCATCAATCCGGCAACGACCTTCCTTGACCTCGTCGGCTCGCGCGAGATCGACACCGGTTTTGTCCGCAAGGTGAAGAACATCCGCACGAAGGGCGATGCGGCCAAGCTCAACCTGGCGCTTGACCGGCCGCCGCAATTCACCGGCGTCGACGCCGCCGATCACAAGGGCCGTCTGGTCATCGCGCCATCGCCCGATCATGTCGAGCGCGCCTTCAATCCGTCGAAATACGGCGAGTTCTCCACCGAGCCGGTGATGGAGATCACCCTGCCCAGCCTTGCCGACCCGACGCTCGCACCCAGTGGCGCCTGTGTTTTGTCGGCGGTGGTGCAGTATGCGCCTTACGCACTGAAAGAAGGTTGGGATGCCGGCAAGCCGAAATTCCTGCGGGCGATCATGGCTCAGCTGGAGGCTTATGCTCCCGGCATCGGCAAAAGTGTCGTCCATGCCGAGCTTTTGACGCCGGCCGATATCGAGGCGCGCTATCGCATGCCGGGCGGCCATTGGCACCATGGCGAATTGCAAGCCGACCAGATGCTGATGTCGCGGCCCGTGTCCGGCTGGTCGGGCTACGACACGCCGGTCGACGGGCTGTTCCTCGCCGGCGCCGGTTCGCATCCTGGTGGCGGAATCTCCGGCGCTCCCGGCCTTAACGCCGCGCGGCGCATCATTGCGATGAAGGGCTAA
- a CDS encoding phytoene desaturase family protein: protein MKAWDAIIIGGGHNGLVNACYLQRAGLDVLVVEKNDWVGGAATSRELTPGFLYSNCSYVCSLFRPEIMRDLELPRFGLQVISYEGGAVFTRDGDYLANYRDHDAHRREFARFSKHDAEAYDRYARDVTRQCRFIQPLLMRTAPDPTSLRPRDLGELLYLGKKFAGLSAEEMALTLRFWTMSISEFLDEYFETDVIKANFALSGIIGTALGPMSPGTAYVLLHHYMGEVDGSVGAWGYARGGMGAVTKALAASFKASGGTIRTGAEVDHVLVSRGKAKGVVLAGGEEVYGKLVVSNADVKRTFLKLVEEKELPDIFLRRVRNFKIRGSSGKVNIALDSLPEFPALPKDSPVYRGDMHFTDSMERMERAYDDWKAGRWSADPFLDMVIPTTLDPTMAPPGKHFMSCFVQYAPPKIDGRDWTDADRDGFAESVISQIADYSPGFRDRIVHMEVRTPREIEAEVGLTEGNIFQGELTFDQLLFNRPVPGYAQYRSPVGGLYMCGSSTHPGGGVMGAPGRNAAAEILRDLAKSTSHMSPAHDVI from the coding sequence ATGAAAGCTTGGGATGCGATCATCATCGGCGGCGGACACAACGGCCTGGTCAATGCCTGCTACCTGCAGCGCGCTGGCCTCGATGTCCTGGTCGTCGAAAAGAACGATTGGGTCGGCGGTGCCGCCACCAGCCGCGAACTGACGCCGGGCTTCCTCTATTCCAACTGCTCCTATGTGTGCTCGCTGTTCCGGCCCGAGATCATGCGCGACCTCGAACTGCCGCGCTTCGGCCTGCAGGTGATCTCCTATGAGGGCGGCGCGGTGTTCACGCGCGACGGCGACTACCTTGCCAACTACCGCGACCATGATGCCCATCGACGCGAATTCGCTCGGTTCTCGAAACACGACGCCGAAGCCTATGACCGCTACGCCCGTGACGTGACGCGGCAATGCCGCTTCATCCAGCCACTGCTGATGCGCACCGCACCAGATCCTACCAGCCTTAGGCCACGCGATCTCGGCGAGCTTCTCTATCTCGGCAAGAAGTTCGCCGGCCTGTCGGCCGAAGAGATGGCGCTGACCCTGCGCTTCTGGACCATGTCGATCTCGGAATTCCTCGACGAATATTTCGAGACCGATGTCATCAAGGCCAATTTCGCTTTGTCAGGCATCATCGGTACCGCGCTCGGACCGATGTCGCCGGGCACAGCTTACGTACTGCTGCACCACTATATGGGCGAGGTCGACGGCTCGGTTGGGGCCTGGGGCTATGCGCGTGGCGGCATGGGTGCGGTCACCAAGGCGCTTGCCGCCTCGTTCAAGGCCTCCGGCGGCACCATCCGCACCGGCGCCGAGGTCGACCATGTGCTGGTGAGCCGCGGCAAGGCCAAGGGCGTGGTGCTGGCGGGCGGCGAGGAGGTTTACGGCAAGCTCGTCGTCTCCAACGCCGACGTGAAGCGCACCTTCCTGAAGTTGGTCGAGGAGAAGGAATTGCCCGACATCTTCCTGCGCCGGGTCAGGAATTTCAAGATTCGCGGCTCCTCCGGCAAGGTCAACATCGCGCTGGATTCGCTGCCGGAATTTCCGGCACTGCCGAAGGATTCTCCGGTTTATCGCGGCGACATGCATTTCACCGATTCGATGGAGCGCATGGAACGCGCCTATGACGACTGGAAGGCCGGGCGCTGGTCGGCAGACCCATTCCTCGACATGGTCATCCCCACGACACTCGACCCGACCATGGCGCCGCCTGGAAAACATTTCATGAGCTGCTTCGTGCAGTATGCGCCGCCCAAGATTGATGGCCGCGACTGGACCGATGCCGACCGCGACGGCTTTGCCGAAAGCGTGATTTCGCAGATCGCCGACTATTCGCCCGGCTTCCGCGACCGCATCGTCCACATGGAAGTGCGCACGCCCCGCGAGATCGAGGCCGAAGTCGGCCTCACCGAAGGCAACATCTTTCAGGGCGAACTGACCTTCGACCAGCTTCTGTTCAACCGGCCGGTGCCGGGCTACGCGCAATACCGCTCGCCGGTTGGCGGGCTGTACATGTGTGGCTCCTCGACCCATCCCGGCGGCGGCGTCATGGGTGCCCCCGGCCGCAATGCCGCGGCCGAAATCCTGCGCGACCTCGCCAAGTCCACCTCGCATATGAGCCCGGCCCATGACGTCATTTGA
- a CDS encoding class I SAM-dependent methyltransferase, protein MIETADAAPEYDDTAIRFLEALWGEGYLSPGGPDEVDRVLEGLSLREKTVLDIGCGSGGIALHLVERHGAAHATGFDVERPVIAAAKQRAVEHGLGGRVRFVHAAPGPLPFADGSFDVVFSKDALVHVSDKDALFAEIFRVLRPGGAFAASNWMISHDGEPSPDMKAYFAAEGLSFAMASPERYAQAMRRAGFADVTIRDRNPWYREVARGELERLKGPLYPTIAVAVGAAYVDKNIRTWEAMQKVLDSGEHRPAHLRAWKPAG, encoded by the coding sequence ATGATCGAAACGGCTGACGCCGCGCCTGAGTATGACGACACCGCCATCCGCTTCCTGGAGGCGCTGTGGGGCGAAGGGTATCTGTCGCCGGGCGGGCCAGATGAGGTCGACAGGGTCCTCGAAGGCCTTTCGCTACGGGAGAAGACGGTCCTCGACATAGGCTGCGGCTCAGGCGGCATCGCCCTGCACCTGGTCGAGCGCCATGGCGCCGCGCACGCCACCGGCTTCGATGTCGAGCGACCGGTGATAGCGGCAGCCAAACAGCGGGCGGTGGAGCACGGGCTGGGCGGGCGCGTGCGCTTCGTTCATGCGGCCCCCGGGCCGCTGCCTTTTGCCGATGGCTCTTTCGATGTCGTCTTCTCCAAGGATGCGCTGGTGCATGTGTCGGACAAGGACGCCTTGTTCGCCGAAATCTTCCGCGTGCTGAGACCGGGTGGCGCCTTCGCGGCCTCGAACTGGATGATTTCGCATGACGGCGAGCCATCACCGGACATGAAGGCCTATTTCGCGGCCGAGGGCCTTTCCTTCGCGATGGCGTCGCCCGAGCGTTATGCGCAGGCAATGCGCCGGGCGGGTTTTGCCGATGTCACCATCCGCGACCGCAATCCCTGGTACCGGGAAGTCGCGCGCGGGGAGTTGGAGAGGCTGAAAGGCCCGCTCTACCCGACCATCGCAGTGGCGGTTGGCGCGGCCTATGTCGACAAGAACATACGAACCTGGGAAGCGATGCAGAAGGTTCTTGACAGTGGTGAGCACCGTCCGGCTCATCTTCGCGCATGGAAGCCGGCGGGATAG
- the betI gene encoding transcriptional regulator BetI, protein MKAAAREERSPDARSNEQEKRGRKASKEVRQLQLIEATIDSLAKRGYSETTMADVADGAGLSRGIVNFHFESKEKLLIATLQHMYDEYSTHWRNALQKAGDDPARQLQALVAADFDRSICNKRKLAAWCAFWGEAKSRPTYQALSSARDAVYQNIYIDLCATLKQSGGYAFEPQVMALALSAMLEGLWLRLMMGTEDTTRETALQAANEFLAAAFPRHFAPTTAVGGGTT, encoded by the coding sequence ATGAAAGCTGCAGCGCGCGAAGAGCGGTCCCCGGACGCCAGGAGCAATGAGCAGGAGAAACGCGGCCGCAAGGCGTCGAAGGAAGTCAGGCAGCTTCAGCTGATCGAGGCGACAATCGATTCGCTGGCCAAGCGCGGCTATTCGGAGACCACGATGGCCGATGTCGCCGACGGAGCCGGCCTGTCGCGCGGCATCGTCAACTTCCACTTCGAGAGCAAGGAAAAGCTGCTTATCGCGACCTTGCAGCATATGTACGACGAGTATTCGACGCACTGGCGCAACGCGCTGCAGAAGGCAGGCGATGATCCCGCACGGCAGCTCCAGGCGCTGGTCGCTGCCGATTTCGATCGCTCGATCTGCAACAAGCGCAAGCTCGCGGCGTGGTGCGCTTTCTGGGGCGAGGCGAAATCGCGGCCGACCTATCAGGCGCTGAGCAGTGCACGCGATGCCGTCTACCAGAACATCTACATCGACCTTTGCGCGACGCTGAAACAAAGCGGCGGCTACGCCTTCGAGCCGCAGGTCATGGCGCTGGCGCTCAGCGCCATGCTGGAGGGGTTGTGGCTGCGGTTGATGATGGGAACCGAGGACACCACCCGCGAGACCGCGCTGCAGGCGGCAAACGAATTCCTGGCGGCGGCGTTTCCCAGGCACTTTGCGCCAACGACCGCCGTCGGCGGTGGAACGACGTAA